Proteins co-encoded in one Corylus avellana chromosome ca9, CavTom2PMs-1.0 genomic window:
- the LOC132162362 gene encoding phenylalanine N-monooxygenase-like: MRKVVASNIINSKTLHWLLNKWTEEADNLVRFVCNQFTSLWSLLNHIYAFAVSDYIPCLRALDLDGHEKIVSEAMRIVSSYEEPIIDERGEQWSDGKKKEAEDLLDTFILAKNSNGELALSVEEIKAQITAILHFLLSHSFSRTKQKASNKPETGRQEKLGILITAIVTSTRITARTQRLA; this comes from the coding sequence ATGAGAAAGGTGGTGGCTTCCAATATAATCAACTCCAAAACACTTCACTGGCTACTTAATAAATGGACGGAAGAAGCCGACAATCTTGTTCGGTTCGTTTGTAACCAGTTCACTTCACTTTGGAGCTTACTCAATCATATTTATGCATTTGCTGTGTCGGATTACATCCCATGCTTAAGAGCGCTAGACTTAGATGGTCATGAGAAGATAGTGAGTGAGGCTATGAGAATTGTTAGCAGCTATGAAGAACCGATCATCGATGAAAGAGGCGAGCAATGGAGTGATGGGAAGAAGAAGGAGGCTGAGGACTTGCTTGACACTTTCATTTTGGCAAAGAATTCCAACGGGGAACTAGCTCTATCAGTAGAGGAGATCAAAGCTCAAATCACGGCAATTTTGCattttctcctctctcattcTTTTTCGAGAACCAAACAGAAAGCCAGCAACAAACCAGAAACGGGACGACAAGAAAAGTTGGGTATTTTAATAACAGCCATAGTAACCTCAACCCGTATAACTGCTAGAACCCAGCGGCTGGCCTGA